A stretch of DNA from Pseudomonadota bacterium:
CAAGGACGGCCTGCCGTTTCGCTTCACGCTGCTGGCCGCGGCGGGGAGCAGCTTCGCCAGGAGCCTCGCCCTCATCCTCAGGGAGGACCTCGCCCGCGTCGGCATCGACATGAGCATAAGGCAGCTGGAGTGGGCCACCATGCTCAAGCTCCTCACCGAGCGCAGCTTCGAGGCGACGCAGCTCGCATGGTCGCTGCCCATCACGCAGGACCCGTACCAGCTGTGGCACTCGTCTCAGCGGGACCGCGGCTCAAATTTCATCGGCTTCTCCGACCCCAGGGTCGACGAGATAGTCGAGAGGGCGCGCAGGGAGTTCGACGAGGCGAAGAGGGATGCGATGTACAGGGAGTTCCAGCGCATCGTGCACGAGGAGCAGCCCTACACGTTCCTCTTCATAAACCCGTCGCTCGTGGCGGTGTCGAAGAGGTTCGGGAACGTGGTCGACTACAGGCTTGGCCTCGACCCGCGTGAGTGGGTTGTCGAGCCGTGGGAGAGACTGATACAGTGGTAAAAAAACCGTGACTGGTGACTCGTGACTCGTGACTGGTTATTGTACCAATTCACAACTCACCACTCACGACTCACAACTTGGAAATGTTAAAATATATAGCCAAAAGACTGCTCCTCATGATCCCCACGCTGGTCGGGATCGCCCTCATCACCTTCGCGGTGGTGCATCTGGCGCCCGGCGACCCGGCCTCGCTCAAGGCTCAGACCGCCACGGAGATGCTCGCGTCGGAGGGGATGACGCGCGAGATCGTGGAATCGACCCGCGCCCTGTACGGCCTGGACAAGCCGCTCCACGTGCAGTTCCTCCTCTGGCTCAAGAGGATAGCGACGCTGGACTTCGGCGACTCCTATCGCGACCACAGGCCTGTCATCGCGAAGATCGGGGAGGCGCTGCCGATCACCCTCACGCTCAACATACTCACCATACTCATCATCTATCTCATCTCGATCCCCATAGGCGCCTACTCGGCGCTCCGCCCGCGCGGCTGGGTGGACCGAGCCTCGGCGGTCCTCTTCATGGCCCTCTACTCGCTCCCGAGCTTCTGGGTGGCGATGATGCTAATCGTGCTGCTGGCCGGCGGCGACTATCTCAACATCTTCCCGATCACCGGCATAATCTCGCAGGGCGCGGACGCGCTGCCCTGGCACGGCTGGGCGATGAACGTGGCATGGCACCTGGTCCTTCCGGTCGCGTGCCTCACATACGGCGGGTTCGCGTTCATGTCGCGCTTCACCAGGGCCTCGATGCTCGACGTGATACGCCAGGACTACATAAGGACCGCGCGAGCCAAGGGGCTCCCGGAGTGGAGGGTCGCGGTGCACCACGCGTTGCGCAACGCCCTGATCCCGCTGCTCACGCTCATGGGGACCCTCCTGCCCGCCCTGCTCGGCGGCAGCGTGATAATAGAGCAGATATTCTCGATCCCGGGCATGGGCAGGCTGGGCTTCGAGTCGGTGCTGGCGCGCGACTATCCGGTCATCATGGCGATAGCCACGATCTCCGCGTTCCTCACGCTGGTGAGCATATTCCTCTCGGACATCATGTACGCGGTGGTGGATCCGAGGATAACGTTCGGGAAGAGACAGATCTGAGGTGAAAGCTCAAAGCTGAAAGAGGGAAGGGGCTTTTTGGATAATGCCATGAGGGATCGTTCGCAGAGATATCCTGCCATAGTGTGGCGCCAGTTCAGAAAGAGCAGGCTCGCCGTGGTCTGCCTGGCCTTCGTGGTGGCGCTCGCGCTGGTCGCGATGTTTGCGCCCCTCATCGCAAACGACAGGCCGCTGCTGCTCCGCCACGAGGGGAGATGGTCGGCGCCAGCGCTGTCGCTCCCGTCCCGTCTCGTCGGGGTGGATTTCGGCGAGTGGGAGAGGGATCGGCCCGATGGCGTGTGGATGCTGAGCGCGCCGATAAGGTACAGGCCCGGCTCGTACGATCTGGACGCGGTTTTGGTCCCGCCCTCGCGGGAACACATATTCGGCACCGACGGCGACGGCCGGGACGTGGCGGCCCAGCTGGTGTGGGGGTCGCGCGCCTCGCTCTCGGTCGGCCTGGTCGCGGTCGGCATCGCTGTGGCCATAGGGCTCGCGCTCGGCCTTGCGGCCGGGTTCTACGGCGGGTGGGTGGACATGGCGGTGTCGAGGATGATCGAGGTGATGATCTGCTTCCCCACGTTCTTCCTGGTGCTCACGGTGCTGGCCTTCGTCGGGCCGTCGATATACAACATCATGGTGGTGATAGGGATCACCGGCTGGACCGGTGTGGCGAGGCTCGTGCGCGGCGAGTGCTTGAAGCT
This window harbors:
- a CDS encoding ABC transporter permease; its protein translation is MLKYIAKRLLLMIPTLVGIALITFAVVHLAPGDPASLKAQTATEMLASEGMTREIVESTRALYGLDKPLHVQFLLWLKRIATLDFGDSYRDHRPVIAKIGEALPITLTLNILTILIIYLISIPIGAYSALRPRGWVDRASAVLFMALYSLPSFWVAMMLIVLLAGGDYLNIFPITGIISQGADALPWHGWAMNVAWHLVLPVACLTYGGFAFMSRFTRASMLDVIRQDYIRTARAKGLPEWRVAVHHALRNALIPLLTLMGTLLPALLGGSVIIEQIFSIPGMGRLGFESVLARDYPVIMAIATISAFLTLVSIFLSDIMYAVVDPRITFGKRQI
- a CDS encoding ABC transporter permease; this encodes MRDRSQRYPAIVWRQFRKSRLAVVCLAFVVALALVAMFAPLIANDRPLLLRHEGRWSAPALSLPSRLVGVDFGEWERDRPDGVWMLSAPIRYRPGSYDLDAVLVPPSREHIFGTDGDGRDVAAQLVWGSRASLSVGLVAVGIAVAIGLALGLAAGFYGGWVDMAVSRMIEVMICFPTFFLVLTVLAFVGPSIYNIMVVIGITGWTGVARLVRGECLKLRRREFVVAAEVSGARDRRIMWRHILPNSLAPVLVSATFGVAGAILVEASLSFLGFGVPPSEPSWGSMLSQAQQFMDIAWWLTLMPGFAIFATITAYNLVGEALRDAIDPNLRT